Proteins co-encoded in one Gossypium arboreum isolate Shixiya-1 chromosome 11, ASM2569848v2, whole genome shotgun sequence genomic window:
- the LOC108472576 gene encoding uncharacterized protein LOC108472576: MASDPDHPKPKTSRHKCPACYKQFNRKLHLIEHMKISYHSVHQPRCWVCQKHCKSFESVREHINSPLSKTNCSKIFVEQGCNLCLKVLDSPSALKEHKQMCCLVAPAPLGTKITPCIESNVTMSGSIMDEMHNGKAQKAVAMDCEMVGGGSDGSIDLCARVCLVDEDENIILHTYVQPQIPVTNYRYEVTGLTEDHLRDAIPLNEVQDKIKKILYNGESVGRIPPDGGKARLLAGHDVQHDLDCLRMKYPGFLLRDTAKYRPLMKTNLVSHSLKHLTKTYLGYNIQCGTHDPYEDCISVMRLYKRMCGQDHQQVFRLGDEKANSGFDSFRSMELEKKAPDELYEISTSDYKCWCLDLTKDCNPGS; this comes from the exons ATGGCCTCCGACCCCGATCAtccaaagcccaaaacctcaag GCACAAATGCCCTGCATGCTATAAACAATTTAATAGAAAGCTGCATCTTATTGAGCACATGAAAATCTCGTACCATTCAGTTCATCAACCTAGATGTTGGGTGTGTCAAAAGCACTGCAAATCTTTTGAATCGGTGCGGGAACATATTAATA GTCCATTATCGAAAACAAATTGTTCGAAGATTTTTGTGGAACAAGGTTGCAATCTTTGTTTAAAAGTTTTGGATAGCCCCTCTGCCCTTAAGGAACATAAGCAAATGTGCTGCCTAGTGGCCCCTGCTCCCCTT GGTACAAAGATCACGCCTTGTATAGAATCTAATGTCACTATGTCAGGTTCAATCATGGATGAAATGCACAATGGCAAAGCTCAAAAAGCCGTTGCTATGGATTGTGAAATGGTTGGTGGTGGAAGCGATGGATCAATTGATCTTTGTGCTAGAGTATGTCTTGTTGATGAAGATGAGAatataattttgcacacatatgTTCAACCACAAATTCCTGTCACCAATTACAG ATATGAAGTAACTGGGCTAACAGAAGACCATCTGAGAGATGCCATACCACTTAATGAAGTGCaagataaaataaagaaaattctaTACAATGGAGAGTCTGTTGGAAGGATACCCCCAGATGGGGGGAAGGCTAGGCTTCTTGCGGGCCATGACGTACAGCATGATTTGGACTGCTTGAGAATGAAATACCCTGGCTTTCTGTTGAG GGACACTGCAAAATACCGTCCATTGATGAAAACAAATCTTGTTAGCCACTCACTGAAGCACCTCACAAAAACATATCTAGG GTACAACATCCAGTGTGGAACTCACGACCCATACGAAGATTGTATATCTGTGATGAGACTGTACAAGCGAATGTGTGGCCAAGACCATCAGCAAGTGTTCAGACTTGGAGATGAAAAAGCTAACAGTGGCTTTGATTCTTTTCGATCAATGGAATTGGAAAAGAAGGCTCCGGATGAACTATATGAGATCTCAACATCTGATTATAAGTGTTGGTGTCTGGACTTGACCAAAGATTGCAACCCTGGCAGCTGA
- the LOC108473349 gene encoding mediator of RNA polymerase II transcription subunit 33B-like: MAVSVQAASPVWESVLEQTKSAQDKNRDPLLWAVQLSSSLNSAGISLPSIDLAHLLVSHICWDNHVPITWKFLEKALTVKFVPSMLVLALLSTRVFPNRKFHPAAYRLYMELLRRHAFSLKCQINGPNYQKIMKSVGDVLHLSQIFGVKVSEPGVLLVEFVFSIVWQLLDASLDDEGLLELTPEKRSIWPTVTQDMEIDSVDNFNEKRSEHHDVLCKGNTTMAIEIIGEFLQNKVTSRILFLARRNMPSHWGTFIQQLRVLAAKSVALRNAKHITPEALLNLTSDMHKVVSRKCKTISQQQFNAVIGSGSLTTSSGQCHGTSPSAHWLPIDLFLEDAMDGSQVAATGAVESLTGLVKALQAVNGTTWHDTFLGLWIAALRLVQRERDISEGPVPRLDTCLCMLLSITPLVVANIVEEEESELIDGSDCSPTNQIKEKQATGRCRQDLISSLQMLGDYEALLTPPQPVRSVANQAAAKAIMFVSGLTVGNGYYECMSINDMPMNCSGNMRHLIVEACISRNLLDTSAYVWPGYANARANIPRNVPVQVTGWSSLMKGSPLTPTLINALIATPASSLAEIEKIYEIATKGSDDEKISAASILCGASLVRGWNIQEHTILFITSLLSPPVPADYSGNESHLISYGSFFNILLVGISPVDCVQIFSLHGLVPLLAGTLMPLCEVFGSTSPNVSWTLPTGEELTSHAVFSNAFTLLLRLWRFNHPPFENAMGDATPVGSQLTPEYLLLVRNSKLSDFGKSPKDHMKLKRMSKNLNISLELLFMDSFPKLKSWYRQHQECIASTLSGLVQGTTVHQIVDALLNMMFRKISRGGQSLTSTTSGSSNSPASGAEDVSMRLKVPAWDILEGAPYVLDAALTACAHGRLLPRDLATGLKDLADLLPATLATIVSYLSAEVTRGIWKPVFMNGTDWPSPSANLFMVEQQIKKIIAATGVDVPSLAIGGSSPAMLPLPLAALVSLTITYKLDKASERFIVLIGPALSSLAESCPWPCMPIIASLWAQKVKRWSDFLVFSASRTVFHHNIDAVVQLLRSCFTLIPGLSPSTIYSNGGVGALLGHGFGSHFSGGMSAVAPGILYLRVHRSVRNIMFMTEEIVSLLMSSVRDIANSGLFRENLEKLKKAKFGLRYRQVSLGAATTRVRLAASLGASLVWLSGGLSLVQLLIQETLPSWFLSAHNPDQDGGEPGGLVAMLSGYALAYFVVLCGTLVWGVDSSSPTSKRRPKVLGAHLEFLASAIDGKISLGCEHATWHAYVTGFVSLMVGCTKKWVLDVNVDVLRRLSNGLRQWNEEELAIALLGLGGTEATASAAELIIEIGP; encoded by the exons ATGGCGGTTTCCGTACAGGCGGCGAGTCCGGTATGGGAGTCGGTGCTGGAGCAGACCAAGTCGGCCCAGGACAAGAACAGAGATCCACTTCTCTGGGCTGTTCAGCTCAGTTCTAGTCTTAACTCGGCTGGGATTTCTTTGCCTTCAATCGACCTGGCTCACCTCCTTGTCTCCCACATCTGCTGGGATAATCACGTGCCCATCACGTGGAAGTTCCTAGAGAAGGCCTTGACTGTCAAATTCGTGCCTTCAATGCTCGTCCTCGCCCTCCTATCTACCAG GGTCTTTCCAAATCGTAAGTTTCATCCTGCAGCATATCGGCTCTACATGGAACTCCTCAGGAGACATGCCTTCTCACTTAAATGTCAAATCAATGGACCAAATTATCAGAA GATTATGAAATCAGTAGGTGATGTTCTTCATCTTTCCCAGATATTTGGTGTTAAAGTGTCTGAACCTGGTGTGCTTTTAGTTGAATTTGTTTTTTCAATTGTATGGCAACTGCTTGATGCATCACTAGATGATGAAGGGTTACTAGAACTTACACCAGAAAAGAGATCAATATGGCCCACAGTAACTCAAGACATGGAAATAGATAGTGTTGATAACTTTAATGAGAAGAGAAGTGAGCACCATGATGTGCTGTGTAAAGGAAACACTACAATGGCTATTGAGATCATTGGGGAGTTTTTGCAAAATAAAGTAACTTCAAGGATTCTTTTCTTGGCACGGAGGAACAT GCCTTCGCATTGGGGAACTTTCATTCAGCAATTAAGAGTTCTTGCAGCAAAGTCAGTGGCATTGAGGaatgcaaaacatataactccAGAGGCCCTACTTAATTTGACGTCTGATATGCATAAAGTTGTGTCTAGGAAGTGTAAAACAATATCACAACAGCAGTTTAATGCTGTCATTGGTTCTGGGTCTTTAACAACTTCATCTGGTCAGTGTCACGGGACTAGTCCATCTGCACATTGGCTTCCTATTGATCTGTTTCTTGAGGATGCTATGGATGGATCACAGGTGGCTGCAACTGGTGCTGTTGAAAGTCTTACCG GTTTGGTCAAGGCTTTACAGGCTGTAAATGGTACAACATGGCATGATACATTTCTTGGTCTATGGATTGCAGCTTTGAGGCTTGTTCAAAGG GAAAGGGACATTAGTGAGGGTCCTGTACCTCGCCTTGACACATGCTTGTGCATGTTGTTGTCAATTACACCACTTGTGGTGGCCAATATTGTTGAGGAAGAGGAAAGTGAATTGATTGATGGAAGTGATTGCAGCCCAACCAATCAAATAAAAGAGAAACAAGCCACAGGAAGATGTCGTCAGGATTTAATTTCCAGCTTACAGATGTTGGGTGATTATGAGGCTTTATTGACCCCACCTCAACCAGTTCGTTCAGTAGCCAATCAGGCTGCTGCCAAAGCTATCATGTTTGTTTCTGGTCTCACTGTTGGTAATGGATACTATGAGTGCATGAGCATTAATGACATGCCCATGAATTGCT CTGGGAACATGCGGCATCTGATTGTTGAGGCTTGTATTTCTAGAAATCTATTGGACACATCCGCATATGTTTGGCCTGGTTATGCAAATGCACGTGCAAATATACCCCGTAATGTTCCTGTTCAAGTGACTGGTTGGTCATCACTGATGAAAGGATCCCCTCTAACTCCCACGTTGATAAATGCTCTGATTGCAACTCCAGCTTCTAG CTTAGCAGAGATCGAGAAAATATATGAGATTGCAACCAAAGGTTCGGATGATGAGAAGATTTCTGCTGCTAGCATTCTTTGCGGGGCTTCTCTAGTTCGTGGTTGGAATATACAG GAACACACCATTCTCTTCATTACAAGCTTGTTGTCGCCACCAGTTCCTGCTGATTATTCTGGGAATGAGAGTCATTTAATCAGTTATGGTTCATTTTTTAATATTCTTCTCGTTGGAATATCACCTGTAGATTGTGTCCAGATATTCTCTTTACATGGCTTG GTTCCACTGCTTGCTGGTACATTGATGCCCCTTTGTGAGGTTTTTGGGTCAACTTCTCCCAATGTGTCATGGACACTTCCAACAGGGGAGGAGCTGACTAGTCATGCGGTCTTCAGCAATGCATTTACTCTTCTACTGAGATTATGGAGGTTTAATCATCCACCTTTTGAAAATGCGATGGGAGATGCAACACCAGTGGGATCCCAACTAACTCCTGAATATCTGTTGTTGGTTCGAAACTCTAAATTATCAGATTTTGGGAAATCACCAAAGGATCATATGAAGCTTAAAAGAATgtcaaaaaatttaaatatctccttGGAACTCTTATTTATGGATTCCTTTCCCAAGCTAAAAAGCTGGTACCGGCAGCATCAAGAGTGTATTGCTTCCACCCTGTCAGGACTTGTACAAGGGACCACCGTCCATCAGATTGTTGATGCACTCCTCAATATGATGTTCAGGAAGATAAGCAGGGGTGGTCAGTCTTTAACTTCTACAACTTCTGGAAGTAGTAATTCTCCTGCATCTGGAGCTGAAGATGTATCTATGAGACTAAAAGTGCCTGCATGGGATATCCTGGAAGGAGCTCCCTATGTGCTTGATGCAGCTCTGACAGCATGTGCGCATGGAAGACTTTTGCCCCGTGACCTGGCAACAG GACTCAAAGATCTTGCTGATCTCCTTCCGGCTACCCTGGCAACCATTGTCAGCTACTTATCTGCTGAAGTAACACGAGGTATATGGAAGCCAGTTTTTATGAATGGAACAGATTGGCCGAGTCCCTCAGCAAATTTATTCATGGTTGAGCAGCAAATCAAAAAAATTATAGCTGCTACTGGTGTTGATGTCCCAAGCCTTGCCATAG GGGGGAGCTCTCCAGCCATGCTTCCTCTGCCCTTGGCTGCCCTTGTTAGCCTCACTATAACCTATAAACTTGATAAAGCTTCTGAACGTTTCATTGTGTTAATTGGCCCAGCATTGAGTTCGCTAGCTGAAAGTTGTCCCTGGCCATGCATGCCCATCATAGCCTCTTTATGGGCTCAGAAGGTTAAGCGTTGGAGTGATTTCCTTGTGTTCTCTGCTTCTCGTACCGTCTTCCACCACAACATTGATGCTGTAGTCCAACTTCTCAGGAGTTGCTTCACATTGATCCCCGGATTAAGCCCCTCTACCATTTACAGCAATGGTGGAGTTGGTGCACTCCTCGGCCATGGATTTGGCTCCCATTTCTCTGGGGGAATGTCTGCAGTTGCCCCAGGGATTCTGTACTTACGAGTGCATCGATCAGTCAGAAATATCATGTTTATGACAGAAGAAATCGTCTCTCTTTTAATGTCTTCCGTAAGAGATATTGCCAATAGTGGGTTATTCAGGGAGAATTTGGAGAAACTGAAAAAGGCGAAGTTTGGATTGAGATATAGACAAGTTTCTCTTGGTGCAGCAACAACACGAGTCCGACTTGCTGCATCACTTGGGGCATCATTGGTTTGGCTATCCGGTGGATTAAGCTTGGTCCAGTTGTTAATCCAAGAAACATTACCGTCTTGGTTTCTATCAGCCCATAATCCAGATCAAGATGGTGGGGAACCTGGTGGTCTAGTTGCCATGCTGAGCGGCTATGCACTTGCATACTTTGTAGTGCTTTGTGGTACCTTGGTGTGGGGTGTGGATTCCTCCTCACCGACATCAAAACGGCGACCAAAGGTCCTTGGGGCGCATTTGGAATTTCTTGCGAGCGCAATAGATGGCAAAATATCACTTGGATGTGAGCATGCCACTTGGCATGCGTATGTAACAGGGTTTGTGAGCTTGATGGTAGGTTGTACTAAGAAGTGGGTTTTGGACGTCAATGTTGATGTTTTGAGAAGGTTAAGCAATGGATTGAGGCAGTGGAATGAGGAAGAACTGGCTATCGCATTGTTGGGACTTGGTGGTACCGAAGCCACCGCCTCCGCAGCTGAACTGATTATTGAAATTGGACCGTAG